In the Blastocatellia bacterium genome, one interval contains:
- a CDS encoding CHAT domain-containing protein, protein MNPIHQPESADRRLAERLLALSDGDELSRVLCVERERINESLIRCLKDYVSHLVRTDTQEAYRVATVVQAAADLVDDPICHALAAHALAQTLHVAGHYGQAIEHYQHAETIYRCAGRDVEAARVSRAKVDALMYLGRYQEALVAADEARAIFRQHHQGNLLAQLEVNVGNIYHRLDEYQQALRCYDAAEQTFAELNEFDRAQLNFNRANQYTQLNEFDKALALYHEARRGYEAAAMPLLVNQTDYSIAWLYFLRGRFQESLKLFVQTQARANELGDTSLSALCDLDRAEVYLQLNMLEDVLNVAHSAKAQFTELQMNYERAKACMYLGIACMHLDDLSTAQQWLEEARQGFLAEGNQVYTALTDIYLGELLSRCHDHERAWQLCSEARMWLVQRDLPAKAAYAEFQQARLRWSEGRLDEAASLAQSALTLLANAEAPWLRYQIFHLLGNIQQATGCLPEAYESYKQAVHYLEAMRSSIRADEYKCAFIRDKQCVYEDLVSLCFAAGASDKINEAFGYVEAAKARSLAELLASNRDIRGKADDPSVAALQEQWTRLREELDYFYAKLNHAEARTDQRPSWLGPHLHEAIRQREQQLAHVARQLSVTDAEYAGLYTTPSLDAEHVCGMLAEDEALIEYFFVNGHVKIFAFDHQTWGVFDGAASMDQIASLLQWVRFYLDQFAMNSSGFGKPLGDPEKPVRHYLRHLYAALMAPVETFVKDRKVIIAPHGLLHYVPFHALHDGAQYLVDRYEISYVPSASIYKLCVEKAGRWPDMSESGGGTRGRVRTGGEAGHAAGDGLLIIGVADDAAP, encoded by the coding sequence ATGAATCCGATCCATCAACCAGAGAGTGCTGACCGGCGGTTGGCTGAGCGCTTGCTCGCGTTGTCTGACGGCGATGAGCTCAGTCGGGTGTTATGCGTCGAGCGCGAGCGGATCAACGAGTCACTTATCCGGTGCTTGAAGGATTACGTCTCTCATCTGGTTCGTACCGACACGCAAGAGGCTTATCGCGTGGCGACCGTCGTGCAAGCGGCTGCCGATCTGGTTGATGATCCGATCTGCCATGCGCTGGCCGCTCACGCGCTTGCTCAGACGCTTCATGTCGCCGGACATTACGGGCAAGCCATCGAACACTATCAGCATGCTGAGACCATCTACCGCTGCGCCGGCCGTGATGTCGAAGCAGCCCGCGTCAGTCGCGCAAAGGTTGACGCCTTGATGTATCTGGGACGCTATCAAGAAGCGCTAGTGGCTGCGGACGAAGCGCGCGCCATTTTCCGGCAACATCATCAAGGCAATTTGCTCGCTCAGTTGGAAGTGAATGTCGGCAATATCTATCATCGCCTGGATGAATATCAGCAAGCGCTGCGCTGCTATGACGCAGCCGAACAGACGTTCGCCGAACTCAACGAGTTTGATCGCGCTCAACTCAATTTCAATCGGGCGAATCAATACACCCAGTTGAATGAATTTGACAAAGCACTGGCGCTTTATCATGAGGCTCGGCGCGGCTATGAGGCCGCTGCGATGCCGTTGCTTGTTAATCAGACAGACTACAGCATCGCGTGGCTCTATTTTCTGCGCGGGCGGTTTCAAGAAAGTCTCAAGCTGTTTGTCCAGACGCAGGCGCGAGCCAACGAGCTGGGCGACACGTCGCTCAGCGCGCTCTGCGATTTGGATCGCGCGGAAGTTTATCTGCAATTGAACATGCTCGAAGATGTGCTCAACGTAGCGCACTCAGCGAAGGCGCAGTTCACCGAATTGCAGATGAATTACGAACGAGCCAAAGCCTGCATGTACCTGGGCATCGCGTGCATGCACCTGGACGATCTGTCTACCGCTCAGCAGTGGTTGGAGGAGGCTCGCCAGGGATTTCTCGCCGAAGGGAACCAGGTGTATACCGCGCTGACTGATATTTATTTGGGCGAACTGTTGAGCCGCTGTCATGACCATGAACGCGCCTGGCAACTATGCAGCGAAGCTCGGATGTGGCTGGTGCAACGCGACCTGCCAGCCAAAGCGGCGTATGCCGAATTTCAGCAGGCTCGATTGAGATGGTCGGAAGGCCGTTTGGACGAAGCTGCTTCACTGGCTCAATCGGCGCTCACGTTGTTGGCCAACGCTGAAGCGCCCTGGCTCCGCTATCAGATTTTTCACCTGTTGGGCAACATTCAACAAGCGACAGGATGCTTACCAGAAGCCTACGAGAGTTACAAACAGGCTGTACACTATCTGGAGGCGATGCGCAGCAGTATTCGCGCCGATGAGTACAAATGTGCCTTCATCAGAGACAAACAGTGCGTCTATGAAGACCTGGTCAGTCTCTGTTTCGCTGCTGGCGCATCGGACAAAATCAACGAAGCGTTCGGTTACGTGGAAGCCGCCAAAGCGCGCTCGCTGGCTGAGCTGTTAGCGTCAAACCGCGACATTCGGGGCAAAGCCGATGATCCGTCTGTGGCGGCGTTGCAGGAGCAATGGACCCGCTTGCGCGAAGAGCTGGATTACTTCTATGCCAAGCTCAATCACGCTGAAGCTCGCACAGACCAGCGTCCCAGTTGGTTGGGACCTCACTTGCATGAGGCGATTCGCCAGCGTGAGCAGCAATTGGCGCACGTGGCCCGTCAATTGAGTGTGACGGATGCTGAGTATGCGGGGCTCTACACAACGCCATCGCTGGATGCAGAACACGTCTGCGGGATGCTGGCCGAAGACGAAGCTTTGATTGAGTATTTCTTCGTCAATGGCCATGTGAAGATTTTTGCCTTCGACCATCAGACATGGGGCGTGTTTGACGGCGCCGCCAGCATGGATCAGATCGCATCACTGTTGCAGTGGGTGAGGTTCTATCTAGACCAATTCGCCATGAATTCGAGTGGCTTTGGCAAACCATTAGGTGACCCGGAGAAGCCGGTTCGGCATTACCTGCGGCACCTATATGCCGCGCTGATGGCGCCGGTCGAGACGTTTGTTAAGGATCGCAAGGTCATCATCGCGCCGCATGGGTTATTGCATTATGTGCCGTTTCATGCGTTGCATGATGGGGCGCAGTATCTGGTGGATCGGTATGAAATATCCTATGTGCCCAGCGCCAGCATCTACAAGTTGTGTGTAGAGAAGGCGGGGCGTTGGCCAGATATGAGTGAGAGTGGGGGGGGGACGAGGGGGCGAGTGCGCACGGGGGGAGAGGCGGGACACGCAGCCGGCGATGGGCTGTTGATCATCGGGGTTGCGGATGACGCGGCGCC